CACGCAGCGCGTTCTCCACCGCCGTACGGACGGCCTGGTTCTTCGGGCCGAGGTAGACCGGCTTGAGCTCGCTGGCACCGGCGGCGAAGATCTCACCGGTCGGAGCGTCCGAGAAGTACTCGTTGACCGCCTCGGCGACCTTCGGGTCCGACAGCGCCTGCGGCGACGACGGCAGGTTGCCGACCGCTTCGAAGGCGGCGATGTGACCCTCCGGGCTGGTCAGGTACTTGACCAGCTCAGCGGCGGCCTCCTGGTGATCGCTGGAGGTCGGCACCGCGAGGAACGAACCACCCCAGTTGCCGCCGTTGCCCGGCGCGGTGGCGATGTCCCACTTGCCGGCGGCCTCCGGACCGGCCTGGCCCTCGATGACACCGGTCATCCAGGCGGGGCAGGCGATGGTGGCGAAGCTGGCGTTCTTGAAGCCGGCGTTCCACTCGTTGGAGAACGACTGGAGGTTGTTCGACAGGCCGGCACCGATCATGTCGGTGGTCAGGTCGAACGCCGCCTTGACGTCCGGGTTGCTCTCCAGGACGAACTCGTTGCTGGGGTCGTAGTAAGTGTGCCCGCTGTTGGCACCGGCGATCTGGCTCAGCACCAGGTTGTAGAAGCTGGTCGCCGAGTCGACGAACGCCTTGTCCGGGGTGGCGGCCTTGAACTGCTCGCCGACCTCGATGAACTCCTCCCAGCTGGACCACAGCCCGCTGACCTCGTCACGCTCGGTCGGCAGGCCGGCGGCCTCGAAGAGGTCCTTGCGGTAGCACAGCGCCATGCCACCGACGTCGGTGCCGAGTCCGAGCACCTTGCCGTCGGGCAGCACGCCGGCTTCCCACTTCCAGGGCAGGAAGTTGTCCTTCAGGTCGTTGGCGCCGTACTCACCGAGGTCGACGAACTTGTCGGCCTGGGCGAAGAACTGCGACATCGTGCCCTCTTCGATCGCCACCACGTCTCCGGCACCGGAGCCGGCGGTGATCTGCTGGGTGAGTCGGGTGTTGTAGTCGCCCAGACCGAGACCCTTGCCTCGCTGCTGCACGGTGACGTTCGGGTTGTCCTGCTGGTACTGCTCGATCAGTTCGTCATATCCGAAACCCGCGTCGCCGAAGATGTCGACAACCAGGGTGATCGGGCCGTCTGGATCCGATTCGGCGTCGTCGGAGCCGCAGGCCGCCGCCGTCAGCATGACGGCTGAGGCGAGTGCGACCGCGGCGAACCGCCGGAGCGTGACGCTCATCCTGACCCCTCTCAAGGTCGCTATTTCTGTGGTGGGGGGTGACCGTGTGGTGTCCGCTCCGGGCTCCGGGACAGCGTTGGCGAAAGGGGTCCGACAACTCGGAGCGGGCACTGCACGGCCGCGCTCCGGGAGAATGCAAGCAAGTGACGTGGGCCTCACTCACCCCGGCCGGGAGCGCTCCCATGAGATTGCCGGGAGGTTTCGGAGGTGTCAAGGGGCCACTGGGAGCGTTCCCATTTCGTTACTGCCGGAGCTGACCCCGTCCAGCGGGGCGCCGGATCGACCCACGGGTGGTCACCGGCCCGGAAACCGCTGGTCGCCTAGCGGTGAACCGACGGACGCCTGACGGTGAACCGACGGACTGGCCGCCGGCGGTCGGTCGGTCGGTCGGTCGGTCAGGCGAACCGGCGCAGGAGCGTGGTGACGCGGGCCGGATCGAAGGTGTGCGGATCGAAACGCGGACCCGCCCAGGCGATCATGTCGGCGTGGCGGGGATGGGCCGGATCGGCGACCGCGGCGAGGAACTCGGCGTACCCGTACGCCCCGCCGACGTCCTCCGGCGGACAGCCGCCCGCGCCGTCGAGGCACAGTGGATACCGTACGTCCGGCTCGGCGAGGCTGACGTCCTCGACCACGACGTCGTGCTCCCACCAGTCCCCGAAGTCGTACGTGTAGCGAAGCCGGGCGCCTTTGCCCGCCACCACGTCGAGCCGTACGTCCAACTCGTCGCGCAGCAGCAACTCCCCGTCCGGGTCGGGCACACCGTACTGTGCACCGTCGATCTCGAACGAGTGCAGGTGGCAGTCGTGCCAGCCCATCGCGTGCTGGATCACCCGGTGCACCCGGTCGAGGGTGTAGCCGCCGGGCACCAGCAACCGGCGCCAGACCGAGGGGGTGACGTCGGTCAGGGTCACCTTCAGTCGAAAGATCTGACGAGGCATGTCCACCGCTCCTCTGGCCTAGGCTCGGACCATGATCTGTGGTGCGTGCCGCGTGGGGCAGCACGGTAGGTGTCCGGGCGGTAACTGGTGCGACTGTCAGCACCGTACCCCCGCCCCCACCCCACCTGTCACGGGTCCGGCGGGCGAATGAGCCTCGACGCCGCCGGCGACCGGTCTCCGACACCCCCGGCACCAGGGATCCGACGACTGGCACCGATCCGACCCTGCCCCGTCGACCTGGACGACGAGGCGCTCGTCGACAGCTACGCCAACCCGGCTCTTCCCCATCTGCGCGTCAACTTCGTGACCAGCGCCGACGGGGCGGTCACCGTGGCGGGCCGGTCCACCGGTCTGTCGAGCCCGGCGGACAAGCGGGTCTTCGCGATCCTGCGGATGCTCTGCGACGCGTTGCTCGTCGGCGCCGGCACGCTCCGCCAGGAGCGGTACCGTCCGCTGCGGCTGGATCCCCGACGGCGGTCCTGGCGGCGGCGACACGGGCTACCCGAGCAGCCCACCCTGGTGGTCGTCTCCGGTTCACTCGACCTCGATCCGACGCATCCGGCGCTGGCCGACTCCCCGGTCCGGCCGATCGTGCTGACCACGCGCACCGCGTCTGCCGACCGCCGACGCCGATTGGCGCCGGTCGCCGACGTGATCGCGGAGGGCGACCCGTCGGTGGACCTGACCGCCGGCCTGGACCTGCTGCGGGCCCGGGGACACCGGCACCTGCTCTGCGAAGGCGGCCCGATGCTGTTCGGCGCCCTGACCGCCGCCGACCTGGTGGACGAGCTCTGCCTGAGCGTGTCGCCGCTGCTCGCCGGCGCTGGCGCCGGCCGGATCACCGCCGGTCCGCTCAGCCCCGTACGCCAACTCGACCTGCGCCAGGTGTTGGTGGCCGACGACGGTCTGCTCCTGCTGCGCTATCTGCGCCGACCCGACCCGACACCACCTCACCCCGATCACCCACAGTGATATAACGTTCACGCCAAGGCGCCGATCATCGTTGATTACCCCGCCGGACGCGGAAATCGAGCCGGCTCCCCGAGTCGGTTCGCCTCGGGGTCGTACCCGTGCGGCAGGATGCAACCCGTGGGTACGAAGCGACGCGAGATACAGCGATCAGGACATCACAATGAGTGACCTGATTGCGGAGCCCGAATGGCCGGACTACGACGGTCCGGACTACGACGGTCCCGACCCCGACGGGCCGGCTCTGGGATCGGCGGTCGGTCGGGTCCTCGGCACCGCGGACGCCACTCCCCTACAGTTCTGGACCGCCGTCGAAGCCGGCAGCTACCTGCAACTCGACGACGTCGTGGTGACCCGACGCGCGCTGCCCGGACAACCGCCGGTGACCATCGCCGGGGTGGTGACCCAGGTACGGGCCCGGCACGAAGGTGCCCAGTTCGACTCCGACGTCTTCGCCATCGCCGACGGCACCCTGCCCGCACAGGTGCAGGAAGCCGCCGAGATCACCGCCACCCGACTCGACCCCGAGATCTACGTACCGCCGCAGCCGGGCGCGCCGGTCTGGCGGGCCGAAGGTGACGCCCGGGCCCGCGCGCTGCACTTCGACCGGATGGAGCGGCAGATCCCGATGGGATTCGGCCGCGACAGCGTCCCGGTCTACCTCAACGCCGACTTCCTCGACGGCCAACGCGGCGCGCACGTGTCGATCTCCGGCATCTCCGGGGTGGCCACCAAGACCAGCTTCGCCATGTTCCTGCTCTATTCGGTGTTCCGCTCCGGCCGACTCGGCGGTGACGCGGTTAACGCCAAGGCGCTGATCTTCAACGTCAAAGGCGAGGACCTCCTCTTCCTCGACCACCCCAACGTCCGGTTGGACGAGGCGACGACGACCGCGTACGCCCGGCTCGGCCTGCCCGCCGGGGCCTTCCCCGACGTACGGGTCTACGCCCCGCCCCGGGCCGGCGACGCCTCCGGCACCCCCGATGTAAAAAGCCGACCGACCGGCGTGGACAGCTTCTACTGGACCGTCGCCGAGTTCTGCGACAAGCAACTGCTGCCGTACGTGTTCGCCGACGCCGACGACGAACGTCAGCAGTACACGATGGTCGTCCACGCGGTCACCGCGTACCTGCGCCGGCACGCGCAACCCGCCGACGGCGGCATCAGCATCGACGGCCGGCGGATCGGCTCGTACGGGGATCTGGTCGACCACGTCGTCGACCAGCTCGGCGACGAGGAGACCCGGTCGGCCTGGGCCGGCTCGGCCGTCGGCATGGGTACGGTGAACGCCTTCGCCCGCCGGCTGATCGGCAGCAAACGCGACCTGGCCCGGCTGATCCGCGGTGACCTGGCCACCCGACGACCACATCAGATCAGCACCGACGACAGCGCCCAGGTGACCGTGGTCGACCTGCACAACCTGCCGGACCGGGCGCAGCGGTTCGTGGTCGGGGTGACGCTCAAGAGCGAGTTCGACCGCAAGGAACGGGCCGGCACCGCGAAACCGCTGCTGTTCGTGGTCCTCGACGAGCTCAACAAGTACGCCCCCCGGGACGGCTCCTCGCCGATCAAGGAGGTGCTGCTCGACATCGCCGAACGCGGCCGGTCGCTCGGCGTGATCCTGATCGGCGCGCAACAGACCGCCAGTGAGGTGGAGCGGCGGATCGTCACCAACTCGGCGGTCCGGGTCGTCGGCCGACTCGACCCGGCCGAGGCGTCCCGTCCCGAGTACGGCTTCCTGCCCGCCGCAGCGCGTCAGCGGGTGCTGCTGGCCAAGCCCGGCACGATGTTCGTCAACCAACCGGACATTCCGGTGCCGCTGTGCCTGGAGTTCCCGTTCCCGGCGTGGGCCACCCGCCACTCGGAGGCCGGTGCCGCGCCGAGCGGCACGCTGCGCTCGATCACCCAGGCCGCCGATCCGTTCGCCGTGGTCGGCAGCCGGTCGGCGATCTCCGACGACGACATCCCGTTCTGACCAGGTAAGGCCCACATGGTGAGGAGGTCACCCGACAGATGAGGATCCTGCACACCTCCGACTGGCACGTCGGCAAAGTCCTCAAGGGACAGCCTCGGCTCGCCGAGCAGATCGCCGTACTGGCGCAGGTGGTGGAGATCACCCGGGCCGAACGTCCGGATCTGGTGATCGTCGCCGGCGACCTCTACGACACGGCCGCACCGACCCCGGACGCCACCCGGGTGGTGACCCGGGCGTTGACCGCGCTGCGCGGCACCGGCGCCGCCGTGGTGGCGATCGGCGGCAACCACGACAACGGTGCCGCGCTCGACGCGCTACGCCCCTGGGCGGACGCCGCCGGGATCACCCTGCGCGGTTCGGTCCGAGAGGACCCGGCCGAGCATCTGATCGAGGGGGTCACCGCCGACGGCGAGGCGTGGCGGCTCGCGGCGCTGCCGTTCCTGTCCCAGCGCTACGCCGTACGGGCCACCGAGATGTACGACCTGACCGCCGCCGAGGCCACCCAGACGTACGCCGACCACGTCGGACGGGTGATCGGCCGGTTGACCCGCGACTTCGCCTCGGCGGCCTCGGCCCCGGCCTCAGCTACCAGCACGCCCACGGTCACCGGCACGCCCACGGTCAACCTGGTCACCGCGCACCTGACCGTGGTCGGCGGCCAGACCGGCGGCGGCGAACGCGAAGTTCACACCGTCCTCGGCTACGCCGTACCGGCGACGGTCTTCCCCACCAGCGCCCACTACGTCGCCCTCGGCCACCTGCACCGGGCGCAACGCGTCGACGGGCCCTGCCCGATCCGCTACAGCGGCAGTCCGCTGGCGATCGACTTCGGCGAGCAGGACAACGTCGCGTCGGTCAGCGTCGTCGACGTCACCGCCAGCACCGCCGCCCGGGTACGGGAGGTCCCGCTGACCGCCGCCACCGCGTTGCGTACCGTCCGGGGCACCCTGGCCGAGCTCGAAGCCGGCGAGTACGGCGACGCCTGGCTGCGGGTGTTCATCCGCGAGGCACCGCGCGCCGGGCTGCGTGAGGAGGTGCAGGCGCTGCTGCCCCGGGCCCTGGAGGTGCGGATCGACCCGGACCTGCTCCCGGCCGGCGGCACCGCGACACCCGCCGCGCGCCGCGCCGGCCGGGCCCCGGCGGAGCTTTTCGCCGACTACCTGGACTCCCGGGGACACGGCGACGACGGCGTCCGGGCCCTGTTCGACACCCTCTACGAGGAGGTGACCTCGTCGTGAGGCCGCTGCGGCTGGATCTGGCCGGTTTCACCGTCTTCCGCGACGAGACCACCGTCGACTTCACCGACGCCGACTTCTTCGCCCTGGTCGGTCCGACCGGCTCCGGCAAATCCACCATCCTCGACGCGATCTGCTTCGCGCTGTACGGCGTCGTACCCCGGTGGGGTAGCAGCCGGGGTATCGCCTCGGCGCTGGCCCCGTCGGCCAACGAGGCCCGGGTGCGGCTGGTCTTCGAAAGCGCCGGCAGCCGCTATGTCGCCACCCGGGTGGTCCGCCGGGACGCCCGGGGCGCGGTGAAGACCGGAAACGCCGGCCTGCAGCTGATGCCACCGGGCTTCGACGTCACCCGGCTGGACACCGGGATGAGCCCGGACGACCTCGGCGACGTCCTCGCCGGCAGCGCCGCCGAGATGGAGCAGGCCGTGCTGGACGCGGTCGGTCTGCCGTACGAGCAGTTCACCACCTGCGTCCTGTTGCCGCAGGGCAAGTTCGCCGACTTCCTGCACGCCAAACCCGCCACCCGGCAACAGATCCTGGTCAACCTGCTGGGGTTGCACGTCTACGAGCGGGTACGGGATCGGGCCACCGCCCGCGCCGGGCAGGCCGACGCGGCGCGCGACGCCGTCGACCAGCTCCTCGGTGGCCTGGCCGATGCCGACGACGACGCGCTGGCCGCCGCGACCGAACGGGTGTCGGTGCTGCGGGACCTGTCCGGCGCGGTCACCGACGCGCTACCCGACCTGACCCGGGCACAGCAGGCGGTGGCCGCCGCGAGTGCCCGGCTGGCCGAGGTGGACGCCGACATCGACCGGCTCGGGCGGGTCCGGGCACCCGACGCGGTGGCGGCGCTCGCCGAGGCGGTGGCGACGGCCCGGACCACGGCGACCGACGCCGGTCACGCCGTGGTCACCGCCGAGGAGCACGAGGAGAAGGTCCGCGCCGAACTCGCCGCCAGTGGCGACCCGACCACGTTGCGGCTGCTGGTCCGGGCCCACGAGGAACACGACCAGGTGGCCGCCGACGCGACCAAGCTGGCGTCGGCCGTACGCGCCGCCGAAGGCGAACACGCCGCCGCGACGGCGGCGCTGCGCTCGGCCCGCACCGCCGCGGCAGCCGCGGACGACGCGCTGGAACAGGCCCGCCGGGCCTACCAGGACGCGCAGACGGCGCAACGCGCCGAGGCGCTGCGGACCCACTTGGTCGCCGGCGAACCCTGCCCGGTCTGCGAGCAGCCGGTCGACGCCGTGCCACCGATCGCACCCGGGTCCCGGCTGGCCGAGGCGGAAGCGGCCGGCCACGCCGCCCGCGCGGCGGCCGACCGGGCCCGGCAGGTGGTCACCGATTCCGAGCAGGCGGTACGGGCCGTGGAACGCGCCCTCGACCAGGCCCGCGCCCGCCACGAACACCTCGGCACCCGGTTGTCGCAGCTGGACGACCAACTGTCCACCTCACCCGGGCGCGACGCCCTGCTCACCGAGCTGACCGCCATCGGGCGGCTGCAGGAGCGCCTCGACCAGGCCGGCGGCGCGGTCCGGCGGGCGCGGGAAGCGGCCCGGCAGGCCCAGCGGGCCGCCGCCGAGGCCGAGCAGCGGTTGCAGGCCGGGTGGCGGGACTTCGACACCTGCCGGGACGCGGTCGCCGGGCTGCGTCCGCCAGCGGCCGACCGCACCGACCTGGCCGCCGCGTGGCGGGCGCTGGCCGACTGGGCGACCGGTCAGCTCGACGATCGCCGTACGGCCCGAGCGGCGGCGGAGCTCGACCTCACCACCGCGAACGAGGCCGCCGCCGGCGTCAGCGCCCGGATCGACGAGTTGTTCGACGCCGCCGGAGAGCCGCCGCCCGGTGGCCGGCCGACACCCGGCACGGGACTCCCGGTCGAACCCGCCGGCTACCAGCAGGCGGCGGTCTTGGCAGTCGAGCGGGCCGAGGGCGAGCTCCGGCGGATCGGCGACCGGGTCGACCAGGCGGCGCAGCTGCGTCAACGTCGGGCCCGCCACGACCACGACGCGCAGGTCGCCCGCGCCCTCGCCGGACACTTGCGGGCCAACAACTTCGAACGGTGGCTGCTCACCGAAGCCCTCGACCTGCTGGTGCAGGGGGCGTCGCGGATCCTGCGGGACCTGTCCAGCGGGCAGTACGAGCTCGTCCACGACAAGGGTGAGTTCTTCGTCGTCGACCACCACGACGCGGGCCTGCGCCGGGGGGTGCGGACGCTGTCCGGCGGCGAGACCTTCCAGGCCTCGCTGGCGCTGGCGCTGGCCCTGTCCGAACAACTGGCCGGCATGTCGACCACGGCCGCCAGCCTGGAGTCCATCGTGCTCGACGAAGGTTTCGGCTCCCTCGACGCGGCCACCCTGGACACCGTCGCGGCGACGTTGGAGGGGCTGGCCGCCCGGGGGGATCGGATGGTCGGCCTGGTCACCCACGTACCGGCGTTGGCCGAGCGGGTACCGGTCCGGTTCGAGGTCCGCAAGGACGCCCGGACCGCGCGGGTGCAGCGGAGCGGACTGTGACCGGGGTCGCGACCGGCCGGCCGGCCCGCCCCGCGTCGAGTCGGCCGGGCCGCGGCGTCCGGTGGTTCGTCGAAGGGTGGCAGCCGGGCTACGGCACGTCGTTCGAAGCCGCCGACTCCGCCGGCCCCGGCCCGGCTGACGACAACACGGAGGCCACCGACCTCGCGGTGGAGCTGGAACCGGCGGCGTGGCAGGCGTTGCGGCAGCCAGCCGAGGTCCGGGCCCCGGACGTGGTGCTGCTGGTGGACGGGGTACGCCGAATCGACGCCGCACTGTGGAGCGACGAACCGGACGGGGTCTCCTACCCCGCCGTGGCGGCGTCCTACGCCGCCGGAGTGGTCCGGTGCGACCTGCGGCGCGGGGCGGCGACCTTGGCCGGGGCACGTCCGGAGCGGGGACTGTTCACGCCGAACGCGGCCGCGACCGATCTGACCTTCGGCGCGATCCGCTACCCGGCCCGGCTGGTCGACCACACCGACCCGGCCACCTTGGCGCAGGCGGTGCAGCCGGCGCTGGCCGCGCTGGAGATCGCCGTGTCGGAGCAGGCCCGAGCGGACGCTGGTGCCGACGGGGAACTGCTGGTGGTCGACGGTCCGCTGCGGGGGCGACAGCTGCCGACCACCGTCGGATACGTCAAGTCGCACAGCCGCACCTATCTGCCGGCCGAGCTGACACCGGTGGTGACCGGGCTGCGCCCGGCCGAACGCAGCCCGGTGTTCAAGCACGGCACCCGGTGGCGCAACTACTCGTGGTATCTGCGGCTACCCGGTCCCCGTGGCGCGCCGTGGGCGGGCATCGTCCGGCTGGAGTGCCGACCCGACATCACCGCGCGGGCGGCGATCGCGTTGGCGGATCTGTCCCTGGCGGCGCTGCCCCGGTTCGCGTCGACTCCGTACAAGGATCCACGGGCACCGCAGAACCTGGTACCGATCGCCGGACTGGAGCGACGGCTGCGGGCCATGCTCGGTGACGCGCGACTGCTGCACCGGGCGCTGAGCCTGTCCGCCGGTGGAGCCGGTGGAGCCGGTGGATCAGCCCTGCGCCAGCCGGCCGTCCTGCCGCGCTGACGACCGGATCAGGTCGGCAGGCATACTGCACGGGTGGGTCGAGTACGCAGGTCGGAGCCGCCGGCGGTCCAGGTCGACACCGGCACGGCGCGACTGGCCCCGGATCCGGATCGACGGCGGGCGTACACCCTGTTGTTGGACGGCACCCAGCAGTCACACGTCGACCTCGACGATCCGACGCACCTGGAGTTCGAATACATCCGCCGGATCGCCGCCGCGATCGACCTGGCCGCACCGGTCGGCGCCGCGCTGCGGGTGCTGCACCTCGGTGGTGGCGCGCTGACCCTGCCCCGGTACCTGATGGCCACCCGACCGGGGTCGACCCAGCGGGTGGTCGAGATCGACGGCGCGCTCGCCGACCTGGTCCGCCGGGAACTGCCCTGGCCGGCCGACCGCAACCTGCGGGTCCGCATCGGCGACGCGCGGGCCACCGTCGAGGAGGCCCGCCCCGCCAGCTACGACCTGGTGATCGCGGACGTCTTCGCCGCTGCCCGTACCCCGGCCGGGTTGACGTCGGTGGAGTTCGTCGCGGCGGTCGAGCGGATCCTCGCACCAGGCGGGCAGCTTTTGTCCAATGTGGCGGACGGCCCGCCACTGCGCTGGGCCCGTCGTCATCTCGCCACCGTCCGTAGCGTACTGCCCGACATGTGCGTCATCGCCGACGCGGCGGTACTGCGCCAACGCCGGTACGGCAATCTGGTCG
The sequence above is a segment of the Solwaraspora sp. WMMD406 genome. Coding sequences within it:
- a CDS encoding SMC family ATPase is translated as MRPLRLDLAGFTVFRDETTVDFTDADFFALVGPTGSGKSTILDAICFALYGVVPRWGSSRGIASALAPSANEARVRLVFESAGSRYVATRVVRRDARGAVKTGNAGLQLMPPGFDVTRLDTGMSPDDLGDVLAGSAAEMEQAVLDAVGLPYEQFTTCVLLPQGKFADFLHAKPATRQQILVNLLGLHVYERVRDRATARAGQADAARDAVDQLLGGLADADDDALAAATERVSVLRDLSGAVTDALPDLTRAQQAVAAASARLAEVDADIDRLGRVRAPDAVAALAEAVATARTTATDAGHAVVTAEEHEEKVRAELAASGDPTTLRLLVRAHEEHDQVAADATKLASAVRAAEGEHAAATAALRSARTAAAAADDALEQARRAYQDAQTAQRAEALRTHLVAGEPCPVCEQPVDAVPPIAPGSRLAEAEAAGHAARAAADRARQVVTDSEQAVRAVERALDQARARHEHLGTRLSQLDDQLSTSPGRDALLTELTAIGRLQERLDQAGGAVRRAREAARQAQRAAAEAEQRLQAGWRDFDTCRDAVAGLRPPAADRTDLAAAWRALADWATGQLDDRRTARAAAELDLTTANEAAAGVSARIDELFDAAGEPPPGGRPTPGTGLPVEPAGYQQAAVLAVERAEGELRRIGDRVDQAAQLRQRRARHDHDAQVARALAGHLRANNFERWLLTEALDLLVQGASRILRDLSSGQYELVHDKGEFFVVDHHDAGLRRGVRTLSGGETFQASLALALALSEQLAGMSTTAASLESIVLDEGFGSLDAATLDTVAATLEGLAARGDRMVGLVTHVPALAERVPVRFEVRKDARTARVQRSGL
- a CDS encoding fused MFS/spermidine synthase; the encoded protein is MGRVRRSEPPAVQVDTGTARLAPDPDRRRAYTLLLDGTQQSHVDLDDPTHLEFEYIRRIAAAIDLAAPVGAALRVLHLGGGALTLPRYLMATRPGSTQRVVEIDGALADLVRRELPWPADRNLRVRIGDARATVEEARPASYDLVIADVFAAARTPAGLTSVEFVAAVERILAPGGQLLSNVADGPPLRWARRHLATVRSVLPDMCVIADAAVLRQRRYGNLVVVAGRTAPRVGELTRRAAGDWFPARVVHGEALDRLLDAADVIVDADAEASPPPPGGVFLGGR
- a CDS encoding exonuclease SbcCD subunit D C-terminal domain-containing protein — protein: MRILHTSDWHVGKVLKGQPRLAEQIAVLAQVVEITRAERPDLVIVAGDLYDTAAPTPDATRVVTRALTALRGTGAAVVAIGGNHDNGAALDALRPWADAAGITLRGSVREDPAEHLIEGVTADGEAWRLAALPFLSQRYAVRATEMYDLTAAEATQTYADHVGRVIGRLTRDFASAASAPASATSTPTVTGTPTVNLVTAHLTVVGGQTGGGEREVHTVLGYAVPATVFPTSAHYVALGHLHRAQRVDGPCPIRYSGSPLAIDFGEQDNVASVSVVDVTASTAARVREVPLTAATALRTVRGTLAELEAGEYGDAWLRVFIREAPRAGLREEVQALLPRALEVRIDPDLLPAGGTATPAARRAGRAPAELFADYLDSRGHGDDGVRALFDTLYEEVTSS
- a CDS encoding extracellular solute-binding protein, which encodes MSVTLRRFAAVALASAVMLTAAACGSDDAESDPDGPITLVVDIFGDAGFGYDELIEQYQQDNPNVTVQQRGKGLGLGDYNTRLTQQITAGSGAGDVVAIEEGTMSQFFAQADKFVDLGEYGANDLKDNFLPWKWEAGVLPDGKVLGLGTDVGGMALCYRKDLFEAAGLPTERDEVSGLWSSWEEFIEVGEQFKAATPDKAFVDSATSFYNLVLSQIAGANSGHTYYDPSNEFVLESNPDVKAAFDLTTDMIGAGLSNNLQSFSNEWNAGFKNASFATIACPAWMTGVIEGQAGPEAAGKWDIATAPGNGGNWGGSFLAVPTSSDHQEAAAELVKYLTSPEGHIAAFEAVGNLPSSPQALSDPKVAEAVNEYFSDAPTGEIFAAGASELKPVYLGPKNQAVRTAVENALRAVEQGQAPDAGWQDAVTNGTAAGR
- a CDS encoding pyrimidine reductase family protein, which produces MSLDAAGDRSPTPPAPGIRRLAPIRPCPVDLDDEALVDSYANPALPHLRVNFVTSADGAVTVAGRSTGLSSPADKRVFAILRMLCDALLVGAGTLRQERYRPLRLDPRRRSWRRRHGLPEQPTLVVVSGSLDLDPTHPALADSPVRPIVLTTRTASADRRRRLAPVADVIAEGDPSVDLTAGLDLLRARGHRHLLCEGGPMLFGALTAADLVDELCLSVSPLLAGAGAGRITAGPLSPVRQLDLRQVLVADDGLLLLRYLRRPDPTPPHPDHPQ
- a CDS encoding ATP-binding protein, which gives rise to MSDLIAEPEWPDYDGPDYDGPDPDGPALGSAVGRVLGTADATPLQFWTAVEAGSYLQLDDVVVTRRALPGQPPVTIAGVVTQVRARHEGAQFDSDVFAIADGTLPAQVQEAAEITATRLDPEIYVPPQPGAPVWRAEGDARARALHFDRMERQIPMGFGRDSVPVYLNADFLDGQRGAHVSISGISGVATKTSFAMFLLYSVFRSGRLGGDAVNAKALIFNVKGEDLLFLDHPNVRLDEATTTAYARLGLPAGAFPDVRVYAPPRAGDASGTPDVKSRPTGVDSFYWTVAEFCDKQLLPYVFADADDERQQYTMVVHAVTAYLRRHAQPADGGISIDGRRIGSYGDLVDHVVDQLGDEETRSAWAGSAVGMGTVNAFARRLIGSKRDLARLIRGDLATRRPHQISTDDSAQVTVVDLHNLPDRAQRFVVGVTLKSEFDRKERAGTAKPLLFVVLDELNKYAPRDGSSPIKEVLLDIAERGRSLGVILIGAQQTASEVERRIVTNSAVRVVGRLDPAEASRPEYGFLPAAARQRVLLAKPGTMFVNQPDIPVPLCLEFPFPAWATRHSEAGAAPSGTLRSITQAADPFAVVGSRSAISDDDIPF
- a CDS encoding plasmid pRiA4b ORF-3 family protein; the protein is MPRQIFRLKVTLTDVTPSVWRRLLVPGGYTLDRVHRVIQHAMGWHDCHLHSFEIDGAQYGVPDPDGELLLRDELDVRLDVVAGKGARLRYTYDFGDWWEHDVVVEDVSLAEPDVRYPLCLDGAGGCPPEDVGGAYGYAEFLAAVADPAHPRHADMIAWAGPRFDPHTFDPARVTTLLRRFA